The Pieris rapae chromosome 9, ilPieRapa1.1, whole genome shotgun sequence region AATTGTTCAATTGACCCTGAATGCTCTATATTCTCTCTTGAAATCAAGATCTCCAGAACACGCAGCTCGATTTTTCAATGTGAATGCGATGCTACATCCATAGCAGCCCTAGACGACAGACGTACGGTAGTAAGAATTCATAATGTCAGTATTAAATTCTGACAGTGCGTGCTGATGGCGtcagaaaacaaaataacgaCTAATCACAGTcgaacaaaatacatttattatctttgATTTTACATACTTACGTCGCTCTGCTGTTTCGTTAGTTCGTGCTTCAATTTTATGACCtatttttagacattttttttgtttttaccaatactaataactttttgttttacagaACCCGCCATTAGttagaaatgtaattaaaatttcattatcttTAATGAGTCTACTGTATGTATGATAGacaatcaattaaaaacatgtgCTTTACAGGTCCCCGGTGCACGAGCACACAATTTAGgagtaagtaaattaataatgataatgattaaattagtttctttgtatttttcttaaataaataattttattaatacgatAGGTAAAGCAAAAAAAACTAGCTTctcaaatgtaattatttaattaataaacactgGTTTACATATTATCAAGGTATTATGATTCAAATTTCCTCCAATTTAAGATTTCAATCTCagctatataaaattttgagaCTCCGTTGCTAGGTTAAGttcttcataaaataatttttgttcctACTTACCTGAACTTAATAACTATACTTTATTCACCAGAGCATTGACTTCAAATAcgtaagttattaaaatattttgtattttttttttgtttaaataatttttttaaacgtgtAATTCGTTACAGTTTACTCCAAGTGAAGCCGCCAGTAGAGCtgtaagtttttaagttttactaGACTTCCTTTTTCAGCCCGAACCTGCATTATGTTGGATGCAAGCAAACtggaaaagtttaataaaaatatacactttaccatttaatactaaaaatatattttttaaagagacTCTGGCCCTTTGCGTTACGCGCCACCAAACCAGAGTAAAaactctttattattattatagcgtGAATTAAatcagttaattaataataaggttTTCTTTCACCAGCACCATCATAGAGACCTGGTGCCAGTGCCTTCAATAAAAGCAGtaagtgttttaaaaaacatGCAAAGAACATGACAAGTAGTATTGGAACAttgtgtaatggttgcagggCCTTACCAACGTTGtctaaaagaaaaacttagcgattgaaaagagtggcggagagtttatggCCCGTTCTtcttttccgttctacgccattGATTTGAGAgatggcagtaaatgtaaaattagaagcattaaatgtatatttcttttttttacgttcacaAGTGTACATTAGGTTACCTACATGactaaatgattttaaattgaattatatatttataatatgtgtaaaacgCATATGTTTTATAGTAAACATACAACACAAAAACTGTTTGACTTTatgtctatttaaaatttgtaataacaCCATACAAAgagattatttttgttttagaataaTGGCTATGTACTATTGGTgagtattaaatacatacatttatttattaaagttcaccACATCATATTTAATGCATATctacagtatatatatactcaGTAACTGTATATATAAGcagaataaacatattttaaaaacatcgtactaatctaataaatacaatttataatctcTAGTTTTTGGCACCTTTCACATTTTCAGAGTCCTAATAATGAGAACATCAATCATTgcgatgattttttttcagagGGCACTAGATCGACAGGATCTCCGTGATCGAGACGATGATGACGATGATGATGACCGGTAGTGATGTAAACCTTTTCTACTCAAAACAATGGACATGGGACACGCCGTTTAACTTAAGATAGCATTTTATTTGAGCATAAcatgcaaataaattaactgcagttgaaactatttttattgctaaacccattttaaaacttttttaacaatatttactgGGTCTGATGAGCCTGCATTTTCATTTGGACGACATAAATGtgttaagattatttttagcgTTTAATCAGCTAAGTAGATAAATTATAGGAAGACGAACTTCATCTAGATTCACCTCTAGGTGGGGTTTCAacacaaaatttaaagtaaagtaaTCTGTTTTCAGAAAGTCTGTTTTTCTACTTGTGATTATTTTTACCAATTAagttacgttttttttaatagtaattgtaagtttattaataagttcgCAGTGGAAAAATaactcaaaaaataattcttaaatcatatgaattccCGCGCTGGTCAACTCGATCTCTATTGTTTAGTACGCCCACAGATAACTTTACATAGagtacaaagtaataattgtttctttaaaaataacaaaagtgctttagataataaaaaaagcaataagGCTGCACGTATGTATAcctgtgttttttttgtttggtgTAGCAATTACATATGGAACACtgattgttatatattaacacCGTGTGACaataattaagattataatttataaaagatgTATAAAACTCTtttcaacatatttttatatcatatagatTAGATAACTTTGTTTGTCAAGTTCATACTTGAAATATGGGTTTGTTGTTACTTAATGGTAATGACATTGATAGTTGACATATAACCTTCCAGATTGAAAActggtaaaatattttgtgataaATACTATCAACTTAGCAAGTACTTTGTGTTAATGTGAATTGTTGTTGGGTTGTTTTCAACTTTGAAACTAATAAGGTTATTGTTCGAattgtaaaacataataataattttcagcaAAACGGATTTTTTAGACTTACCCAACTAGGTGTATATTGCAATATGACTGCGAAAATTGATCAGAAAGCCTATCTCCAAAAGTATCTGAGTGGCTCATCTgataaaaagaagaagaaaaagaaagttGTTAAAGGGAAAGGGTatgttattaagtttaaatataataaagctaTTGAAACAATTTTAGCTCTTGTTTAACTACTAATCATAATAACCATCTGAAGTAAATATACATCAAGTCATTTGTTCTATATTAACAACAAGAATATTGTTAATCTGTTATTAAGTGCATAcatttttaggttttaatcatcaacaaaataataaaaaagttgtaaatttattctgCATTACAGTTTCAAGATCATAGATGATGACCTGGATCTGTCCAAACTACAAGAGTTACAGGGAGATGAGTTAGATATATTAGATCAAGGAGAGGATGCTCCACAGATAGCAGGTATCATTGATGAACGACCTGAGGAGGTTAAAAAGGCAGAATTATTCAAGAGTAGCTCAAAATGGAGAGTTGTTACACAGGTCAATATTAGTACTATTATTCACTACTTGTTTTATAGATAGATAACATAGAAATTATAGAATTAGTTAGAaacatattaaagtaatagaGCTAAATCTTTGCTGTCTTGTGTTGTGGCTTGATTATAGATTTAACTTGTGACATCTGTATTCTGTAACCAATTGGGATATTTGGAAAATTATTGTACTGTTATAGTATTGCTTATGtacttaaactaaaaaaaaatttaagaactTTAGGGAATGTTCAAGTATTTAAGtagttatgtaaaaataacatcATTCAATCTGTCTAGTATAGTAAGATTTTACGtactatcaaataaaaataatagtgtttagacttatttaatttaataatttaaaatttaattaataaaataaatgtatcctAGTTTGCCCCTTCGCATCAAAGAAATTGTTTGATTGTTCTTGATGAATGAatgatgaattttatatttcaggaTGATGGCTTCAACACAAAATTGAAGGtggaagaaataaaaagagaTATCAAGGAggtagaaaaagaaaatgagGTTATTTTTGGTAAAATGTTTAGTGATTCAGaagatgaaacaaaaaatgattCAGACCCATCACCACCTAGAAAACACACTGATGAAAGAAGTTTTACCCCAAACAAGCCAAGGAATGCAAGTGATAGTGATTTTAGCCCACCAAGACGAACAAATAAAAGTAGAGAACTAACACCAGAAAAAATGTCTAGAAGGAATAAAATCTCAAGTCCAAAAAGGAATAGAAATGGTGATGATTCTGACGTATCCCCACCAAGAAAGCAATCAAAAGGTAAATTGAAGAATAGAAGAGATAGTGATTTAAGTCCCCCACGCAGAATAGAAGGACACTCTTCACAATATAGTAGTAATTTGGAAAGGAGAAAAGAGAGAAAAAGTAGATGGGATAATGCTAATGATAAATACTACAGTCAAAAAAGATCAACTTCAATTTCTcctaaaagatttaaaaaatcaactaaaagtaaaaacaataaatcatcTGACTCAGATAATTCTCCACAGAGGAAGtcacataaaaacaaaaggaaTGTTTCTGATTCTGATTCATCACCCccaagaaaacaaaaaaaagaaaaaagaaatggtTCTACATCAAGAAAAGAGAAACAGCCACAGGTTTACAAACATTATGCTGAATCATCAACTTCTCGTAAAGAAAGAAATGTGCAAAAGACTAAAGATCATCATAAGAATGGAAGTCTCTCCAGAAAGGAGGATTCATCTACAAGAAAAGCAAGTAGAAATAATGGAAGTGATAACTCAGACCTATCTCCACCGAGAAAAGTACAAAGGCATGGGGAACACAGTGACTCAGACTTATCTCCACcaagaaaaaataagaaaaataatgactCCGATATATCACCACATAGAGATAAAAGAAAAGATTTTCAAAACAGCCCTCCGCCAAGTAATAAGAAAATGGCAAAAACATTAGAAGGGAAAATGGCAGGACTACAAGACGCTAAACAGTTAAGGCAAGAAAATGAATCATTTAGACGAAGAGAAAACGAGGCTTACAGCAAACTGACTGATGATGTATCAGGAAGGAATGCAAAAGCTGTGTCCAGAAAAAGTGAGTCTAGTTAAGAAATAtgtctaattaataattttttttattgttatgcttaacttttaatgtacataaatcattatttgtCCTTGGTCGTAATGCATGATTCTCAAAACAGTGATTTAATCActactttaaaatgttattgtgatataaaatttaaaaattactctgAACACGAATtaatttttggaaataaattgttttttgtaatgaaattcatttttaatatgttacagGCAAAAGAGAGAACTCTGAAGAACGTCAAAAACAAAAGGAGAAAGcggaaaaacaaaaagagTTAGatgaaaaatacaagaaatggAGCAGAGGGTATGTTAGCACTTTGTTATTCAGCcataaatagtatatacaattttcataagtactaaacaaataacatttgGGCAACTATTGCTGGCTGGGCAGATGATTGTGCTACAACTTGCTAAGAGATTCAGATTTACtcacaaaaaattatgttgcagtaaacaattttaaataactatacaattataaaaatgttaagctgtaattttccaaaataagttaataaattattgtattgtgaCAAAATTTCTCGCAAAAACGCTACATTGATAAGCACAGTACCTTTAAATTAATGCACATGGTATCCGTTCTacagaagtaaaaaaaaaatcagtctgAAATGTTAAGAAGGCCGATTGCCCCATTTGCctataaaatgattataaattaagCATTTAGCAGGCACTAGAATGTGTCTGTTTCAATAAGCTGCTAATATTAATCCAGTGGCTCTACAACCCTGTATGGGTCTAACCTCAGATTGCATCTGTtatctgattttatttttacagtccAGTAATCAGCCAAATAAGACTCCTGTGCCTGTCATATAGCATTACCATTTCCTTACTATATTTTCATTGAGAGGTTGTTTTAATCGAAAGAAAAATCCATTGACTGACAGCTGTGACTTAAATGTTGAGGCAGTTGCAAGCTTAAACCAAATACTTCTCTTATAGAGCTAATACAAGATTCTAATGGTGTCTTATTTGcagattaaaacaaatagagGCTCAAGAAGAAAGAGTACAAGACTTCATAACAGAAGCAGCCAAACCACTTGCCCGGTACAAAGATGACCGAGATCTGGAGGGAAGGCTGAAAGATGTTGAACGTGCTGGAGATCCTATGTTGAATTACATTAGGGACAGAAAAAGAGAAAGGGGAGAGTTGGCACCAGGTAAGAGTAGacaaatatttcctaaaaattataaggtcTTTTTGATTATTCCAGTTAGTGTttcatgtatataaaaatacaaatccaATTTAAAAGCCAAGGTAGACCTCATTAGTTTAACAAAGTATTACaccaaatatttgtatgaataatCTTGACATATTTATCCAACTTCTAATTATCATACACCATAAATCAATGTGGCAAAGATAAAATGATTTGCATGTATTCAATTGTACTTAATTTCAGCAAAACCGGCATACAAAGGCAATTTCCCACCGAACAGGTTTAATATTCCACCTGGTTATCGGTGGGATGGTGTTGACCGGTCAAATGGATATGAGAAGAAATTCTTTGATCAACAAAGCAAGAAAAAGGCATTAGAAGAAGACGCTTATAAGTGGAGTACAGAAGACTTGTAAATGAGACATAAGGCTACCTCTAATAACATCTAACTGGCTACCCGAAGTGCCAGAATGGGGTTGTAACATACGCACTACAATCCCAGACTTAAACTTAATCCACTAATCCAATTTTAAATGCTAAGTCACTTTGCCAGATAAGATCctttttatgtgttttattatattttaaaatattgtaccttgaattaaatattagaaaataaatattgaataatattacaaGGCAGACAGACAGTAAGACAATGTTACCTCCTTACTTAGAAACTTGTCTACAAAGGCACAAAGTGTAATTGCaaaataatgtgaaaaatatttttaatattacatttatgtaaataaaacacttatgaatgtataaactgttttattaactGTTAAAATGGAATAAACATGGCTATTAATAGTGTACATATATCCAAATCTATTGAACATTcaatgtaaatacaatttgtaatGAGATATTATGAACCCGATATAACATACCTATATAAATCCCCTGTGGACTTTTAGAATAATGAAACTAGTCCTCCTAAGATTCCTATTCCATACTAAGAcagaaaattacaaatatcgCATATCAGCTGTTTAAGGagacttattatattaaggtGTCTAACTGTTTTCtatggtgtttttttttttatggaataagCTTTAATATTCTACTTGTAAAAGCAGCATTCAATTGTTAATACATCAATACTACTGTAttgttcttaataatatagcaacaattatttaattagatgtatattgaaaaatttttaaacattgaagacacgaatattaaatacttgtcAAACTTATGGTAATAGTACATTTGTTCTAAATATACCAAAGGGGgttaattaatgatattaataattaaaaattgttcacCAGGGGATTGGTACATAGAAAACCTTTTACAACAAACATGCAATAAGGCGAATTAccaatatacattattacttCGAAATtgctgaaaaaataatatatatgtatatagatatatagctGTCAAGGCACGGGATGCGGTTATTGCTATTTGCAAGGCATTTCTGTAAAAACATTGGCAATTAAATCTACATATTAgattcttatttttactaaatccACACGAtcttttgaatttattgaCAATTGCTACAACGAataagacatttatttataagaacttACATCAcgttttagtaaatattttattgatgtgctcaaatatttaataattaaaatatttggcaCTAGTGATGGGCAAAAGCTATAACGCTACTAAAACTatcaaaatttctttaaaacatgATTCTTATTTTCTACGAAGACAATTTCAAAAGgttaataatacatacctGAAAATTACtagtgatttaaatttatagattacttctaatgtaaaataataaagttgaaGATTGAGACTAAGTTGCCGgtagtattaaataagtacGCAATATAGTAAGTTTTTTCTGCGAAAAatgtagtaattttttttttttttttttttttttttttttctagagcGCATCGTGCAATCAGTCTTCTGACTATGAGCAGATGAGTTGTAGGAAGACTGACGGGTGGAGACATTCCTCAATAGGAATATctaccataataatattagctcagACAATGTTGCCGAGCTCAAGAGTTCTTCGTCTTTTGAGACGGCTTATACACTCGGGTAGGGTGAGTTGAACAGCTAGGTGGTTAGGATGGTTTTCCAGCCTAGTCTTGTACTTCTGGgcgtacaattttatttctgctTTAACTGTAGGTATGCCCAGGTGTTCATGTACTTCAgcgtttttaataaaccacGGCGAGTTGCTTATTTGTTTAAGGATGTAATTTTGTGTTCtttgaattttagttttattagagTCGCATGTTGCTCCCCACAATTGTATTCCGTAGGTCCACACGGGTTTTATAACAGAATTGTAAATAAGGAGTTTGTTGTCGATGGACAATTTCGAGTTTCTACCCAATAACCAGTGCAGCCTCTTGtatttcaagtttatttcAAGCCGTTTTGCCTCGATATGCCTTTGCCATGTCAACCTACGGTCCAGGTGCAGTCCAAGATATTTGACTGTATCACTTTGAGGCAGCTCCCTTCCTCCTAGGTTGACAGGCGGGCATGTCCTTCTTCCCAGAGCGAATGTCACCTGCACTGACTTGCCCGTGTTTACCCCGATTCTCCATTTATCGAACCAGTtgcttatttcatttaggCTTCGCTGGAGCTTTAACGTGGCTTCTTCCGGTTGTTTACTCGAAGCCAGGATTGCGGTATCGTCTGCATAGGTTGCAATATTGACGTAGTAATATTGCAAcgtagtaatttaaaaacaaaagttctATTGCTTAGTggcaaacttaaaataaattgtacaataaataaatgagggTAGATTAAAACTATCGTCAACAAAGTCTAACTAAGTGAATAGATTAAGGTTGTCAAACGTCAGCTGAGAGCGGAAATGTCAAATGCGGGGTGTCAACGGCGACCTCTGTACCCACCGCGACCTCTTCTGTCATCATGCTCGTAGCGTTGGTAGCCTTGGTTTTGTTGCGGTTGGTAGCCACCTGATgaattaaaacattcaaatataaaaataaataaagtagaaATACTCAACTCCTGGCCCTTTTAAAATTTCGGTACCGGCCGGTTAGGGGTCGTTCATGATTTACATAagcatttgattttttttattggtcaTTAATGATTGTGTCAACAGTAAGTATTTACTTACTGTTACACATCTTACGCAGactattgtctatgcttgaaaacgaaatgcattatCGAAGATTCctttaaaacattatgaactatttattatatttgagagTTTTTCGCATTTTTGCTGACAAGACGAAgggggattttttttttaattctggaaaattaatactaataattactcagatatatttacaataaactaagtaatttaaatcattCCAGGTGTTTATTTGTTAACAAAGAAACTTAATCCCAGTTTTTAGTAGATATAGATTAAATAAGAACTCATGATCAATGTGtcaactatataaaaaaattcaatatattttcatatagaaaaacattttttaacatttataggtatatatatgaatacgatgaattgattattatttacctcTTTGGTTATAGCTGCCCATACTATCGTAGCCTTGGTTGTAAATATTCTGGTTGTAACCGCCAGGTGGCACTTCGTAGGTTTGGTAATTGCGGTTTTGGTTAAAACCGGGGCTAGTTTGATGCCTGAAACAAAGGTCCATAAATTTGAgtcatttttacattttcttgtGATTTTGAATAACTGTGTACAATTTGATGGTGCTTGACtgtactaaaattatatggaACAGATAAGTGAaggaaagaaaatttataaatgtcattgaaaagtaaaaaaaacatgtgttCAATTCACAAGTGGTAGaagttaaaattcaaaaaatttgattttaagatAACGTgacaaaagttattttaatttttaggtttattatcaattaataattttaataaaatctacaacTTTcacaagtttttataatttatatgtaaatcagACTTTTTGACTATTTTAATGTAGtacttttt contains the following coding sequences:
- the LOC110993844 gene encoding BUD13 homolog; the protein is MTAKIDQKAYLQKYLSGSSDKKKKKKKVVKGKGFKIIDDDLDLSKLQELQGDELDILDQGEDAPQIAGIIDERPEEVKKAELFKSSSKWRVVTQDDGFNTKLKVEEIKRDIKEVEKENEVIFGKMFSDSEDETKNDSDPSPPRKHTDERSFTPNKPRNASDSDFSPPRRTNKSRELTPEKMSRRNKISSPKRNRNGDDSDVSPPRKQSKGKLKNRRDSDLSPPRRIEGHSSQYSSNLERRKERKSRWDNANDKYYSQKRSTSISPKRFKKSTKSKNNKSSDSDNSPQRKSHKNKRNVSDSDSSPPRKQKKEKRNGSTSRKEKQPQVYKHYAESSTSRKERNVQKTKDHHKNGSLSRKEDSSTRKASRNNGSDNSDLSPPRKVQRHGEHSDSDLSPPRKNKKNNDSDISPHRDKRKDFQNSPPPSNKKMAKTLEGKMAGLQDAKQLRQENESFRRRENEAYSKLTDDVSGRNAKAVSRKSKRENSEERQKQKEKAEKQKELDEKYKKWSRGLKQIEAQEERVQDFITEAAKPLARYKDDRDLEGRLKDVERAGDPMLNYIRDRKRERGELAPAKPAYKGNFPPNRFNIPPGYRWDGVDRSNGYEKKFFDQQSKKKALEEDAYKWSTEDL